From the genome of Nicotiana sylvestris chromosome 2, ASM39365v2, whole genome shotgun sequence, one region includes:
- the LOC138885929 gene encoding uncharacterized protein — protein sequence MCMGCLLRMRVKNSIPSFNSESTSFLTAIHKSYTQTINFDTPKKPNSNVVCKYCKRPGRSIDRCYKLYGYPPSFGNKFKRVAIYAQVSDTQMVGQTEDSGTNNSKVIPTDIGTHVLTKEQYDHLISLLQQSKVSSSPQDLASDSTNFAGLVNSIDFSSGGILACNVSRVESSVWIIDSGANNYMTPHRYLLKDIKPLLFPYLVSLPNGYKVKVTCTGALSISSDISLPNMLFSPFLKKPLVLGKLQKGLYLLHSDQWRIHIGIDNLSPIHSYDSLFVNTITSIGDILNNSRLNFTSSSVNSLINVPFGYPVKAFRCDNVFESGSSSEATSFFSAQGILHQTSWSHHLNKMMWLPSPLLHHKSPFELLHGVPLFFSHLKAFGCLAFAVGPKPHRDKFKYRTISYVFIGYSPVKKAYKLLNLSSSTIFHSRDVVFHEHVFPFSDSSYVHLFSPFSFDSDLAPSPMNNPDSSPYPLPSSTSLPTIPSSTFIPSCTFVPPL from the exons ATGTGTATGGGATGCTTATTGAGGATGAGAGTCAAGAACTCCATTCcttctttcaactcagaatcTACTTCTTTTTTGACTGCTATTCATAAGTCTTATACTCAAACAATCAATTTTGATACCCCTAAGAAGCCCAATtccaatgttgtatgcaagtatTGTAAAAGGCCTGGACGCTCTATTGATAGATGTTATAAATTATATGGATATCCTCCTAGTTTTGGGAACAAATTTAAGAGAGTTGCTATTTATGCACAAGTGTCTGATACTCAAATGGTGGGACAAACTGAAGATTCAGGAACAAACAATTCCAAGGTGATTCCAACTGATATAGGAACTCATGTTCTCACCAAGGAGCAGTATGATCATCTCATCTCACTCCTTCAGCAGTCCAAGGTGTCCTCTTCTCCTCAAGACTTGGCCTCCGATTCTACAAATTTTGCAGGTCTGGTAAATTCTATTGATTTTAGTTCTGGTGGTATTCTTGCTTGTAATGTCTCTAGGGTAGAGAGTAGTGTTTGGATTATAGACTCTGGGGCTAATAATTACATGACACCCCACAGATATCTCCTTAAGGATATAAAACCTTTACTTTTTCCTTACCTTGTGAGTCTTCCTAATGGGTACAAGGTTAAAGTGACTTGCACTGGGGCACTTAGTATTTCTTCCGATATTTCCCTTCCTAATATGTTGTTT AGCCCTTTTCTGAAGAAGCCACTAGTTCTTGGTAAACTTCAGAAGGGCTTATACCTCTTGCATTCAGATCAGTGGCGGATCCACATTGGCATTG ATAATCTCTCTCCCATTCATTCCTATGATTCTTTATTTGTAAATACCATTACTTCCATTGGTGATATTCTCAATAATAGCAGATTAAATTTCACTTCTAGTTCTGTCAATTCTTTGATTAATGTACCT TTTGGTTATCCTGTCAAAGCTTTTAGGTGTGACAATGTTTTTGAGTCAGGCAGTAGTTCTGAGGCAACCTCTTTCTTCTCTGCTCAAGGCATATTACATCAAACTTCGTGGTCACACCACCTCAACAAAATGATGTG GTTGCCTTCTCCCTTATTACACCACAAATCTCCTTTTGAACTTCTACATGgtgttcctctttttttttctcaccTTAAGGCATTTGGATGTTTAGCCTTTGCTGTTGGCCCAAAACCTCATAGAGATAAATTCAAATACAGAACAATATCATATGTTTTCATTGGTTATAGTCCTGTGAAGAAAGCTTATAAGCTTCTGAATTTGTCCTCTTCTACCATTTTTCATTCTAGAGATGTAGTTTTCCATGAACATGTCTTCCCTTTCTCTGATTCTTCCTATGTTCATCtattttctcctttctcttttgatTCTGATCTTGCACCTTCTCCTATGAATAATCCTGACTCTTCTCCATATCCTCTCCCTTCTTCAACTTCTTTGCCTACTATTCCATCTTCTACTTTTATTCCTTCATGCACATTTGTTCCTCCTCTCTGA